From a region of the Mycobacteroides saopaulense genome:
- a CDS encoding chymotrypsin family serine protease translates to MRYVLPVLMVLFGLVAGVIPAAAAPAAGADDKVPMGGGAGLIINGDTLCTLTTIGHDNKGNLVGFTSAHCGGAGSQVASEDFPKKGVLGKFVNGNEQYDYATIQFDPEKVQPVNTYKGFTITGIGPDPQPGDIACKLGRTTGNSCGVTFGAGAEPGTFINQVCGQPGDSGAPVTVNGQLVGMIHGAATKLPVCIVKYIPLHTPTTTYSINTVLADINAKNRTAGVGFTPVG, encoded by the coding sequence ATGCGGTACGTCTTGCCGGTCCTGATGGTGCTGTTTGGCCTCGTCGCGGGCGTGATTCCGGCCGCCGCGGCTCCCGCCGCGGGCGCCGATGACAAGGTGCCCATGGGCGGGGGCGCCGGCCTGATCATCAACGGCGACACCCTGTGCACGCTGACGACGATCGGCCACGACAACAAGGGCAACTTGGTGGGATTCACCTCGGCGCACTGCGGCGGCGCAGGTTCGCAGGTGGCCTCGGAGGACTTTCCCAAGAAGGGCGTGCTCGGCAAGTTCGTCAACGGCAACGAGCAGTACGACTACGCGACCATCCAGTTCGACCCGGAGAAGGTGCAGCCGGTGAACACCTACAAGGGATTCACCATCACCGGAATCGGACCAGACCCCCAGCCGGGTGACATCGCGTGCAAGCTGGGGCGCACCACCGGCAACTCATGCGGTGTGACCTTCGGCGCCGGGGCCGAACCCGGCACCTTCATCAACCAGGTCTGCGGACAGCCCGGGGACTCGGGTGCGCCGGTCACCGTGAACGGACAACTGGTCGGAATGATTCACGGTGCCGCCACCAAGCTGCCGGTGTGCATCGTCAAATACATCCCGCTGCACACGCCGACCACCACGTACTCGATCAACACCGTGTTGGCCGATATCAACGCCAAGAACCGAACCGCCGGAGTGGGTTTCACCCCGGTCGGCTAG
- a CDS encoding MBL fold metallo-hydrolase, whose translation MTYPAYGQLRPVTETASVLLANNPGMMTLEGTNTWVLRAPGSDEIVIVDPGPGVATGDPDVHVEELAKIGKVALVLVSHRHFDHTGGVDRLVELTGAPVRAADPVWLRGDSVALTDGECIDVAGLSISVLSTPGHSDDSVSFVLDDAVLTADTILGRGTTVIAQDGGGLGDYLESLKRLEGLGKRTVLPGHGPELGDLSAVSAEYLAHREQRLDQVRGALAALGEDASARQVVEHVYTDVDPSLWGAAEWSVQAQLDYLRSV comes from the coding sequence GTGACCTATCCCGCCTACGGGCAGCTGCGGCCAGTGACCGAGACGGCCTCGGTACTGCTGGCCAACAACCCGGGGATGATGACGCTCGAAGGCACCAACACCTGGGTATTGCGCGCGCCGGGTAGCGACGAGATCGTCATCGTCGACCCCGGTCCGGGCGTCGCCACCGGTGACCCCGACGTGCACGTCGAGGAGCTCGCGAAGATCGGCAAGGTGGCATTGGTGTTGGTGAGCCATCGCCATTTCGACCACACCGGCGGCGTCGACCGGCTGGTCGAGCTGACCGGCGCCCCGGTGCGCGCCGCGGACCCGGTCTGGCTGCGCGGCGATTCGGTGGCGCTGACCGACGGTGAGTGCATCGACGTCGCGGGTCTGTCCATCTCGGTGCTGTCGACCCCCGGGCACAGCGATGATTCGGTGTCCTTCGTGCTGGATGACGCGGTGCTGACCGCGGACACCATCCTGGGACGGGGCACGACGGTCATCGCCCAGGACGGCGGCGGCCTCGGCGACTACTTGGAGTCGCTGAAACGCCTTGAGGGCCTGGGCAAGCGCACCGTGCTGCCCGGTCACGGCCCGGAGCTGGGCGATCTCTCGGCGGTCTCGGCCGAATACCTGGCACACCGCGAGCAGCGCCTCGACCAGGTGCGCGGGGCGCTGGCGGCGTTGGGGGAGGACGCCTCGGCTCGCCAGGTGGTGGAACACGTCTACACCGACGTCGATCCGTCGCTGTGGGGTGCCGCCGAATGGTCGGTGCAGGCGCAGCTGGATTACCTGCGCTCCGTCTAG
- a CDS encoding TlpA family protein disulfide reductase: MARLNTGARWTIVGVVLVAALIAVMLSQQHDQQRRLPQGQEPVAARERRDADTPEALAELRRQAQLPPCPTAGANPGMGELAGITLECSGVRVPVGPVLAGRQVVLNLWAYWCGPCADELPAMAELQRRAGDRLSVVTVHQDENEAAGLAKLTELHVRLPMIQDGARRIAAALKSPNVMPTTILIRADGSVARVLPRSFTSADEIGAEVEQALGMRF; this comes from the coding sequence GTGGCTCGGCTCAATACCGGGGCGCGATGGACGATTGTGGGGGTGGTGCTGGTCGCCGCGCTGATCGCCGTCATGTTGTCGCAGCAACACGATCAGCAGCGGCGCCTGCCACAGGGGCAGGAACCCGTGGCCGCCCGAGAACGCCGAGACGCCGACACCCCCGAGGCCCTCGCCGAGCTGCGCCGCCAGGCGCAGCTGCCGCCCTGTCCGACAGCAGGTGCCAACCCGGGCATGGGTGAACTCGCCGGGATAACCCTGGAATGCAGCGGGGTCAGGGTGCCGGTGGGGCCGGTGCTCGCCGGGCGCCAGGTGGTGCTGAATCTGTGGGCCTACTGGTGCGGCCCCTGCGCCGACGAATTGCCCGCCATGGCCGAATTGCAGCGCCGTGCAGGCGACAGGCTCTCCGTGGTCACGGTGCACCAAGACGAGAACGAGGCTGCCGGCTTGGCCAAGCTCACCGAGCTCCACGTCAGGCTGCCGATGATCCAGGACGGGGCCCGTCGGATCGCGGCGGCGTTGAAGTCGCCGAATGTCATGCCCACCACCATTTTGATCCGCGCGGACGGTAGCGTTGCCCGGGTGCTACCGCGTTCGTTCACTTCGGCGGATGAGATCGGGGCCGAGGTGGAACAAGCGTTGGGAATGAGGTTCTAG
- a CDS encoding phage holin family protein, whose amino-acid sequence MSSPGSRNYRTDSNGVPITVAAIPLSDPNATGTGEPTIGNLVRDATTQVSALVRAEVELARAEVIRDVKKGVAGSIFFIAALVVLFYSTFFFFFFAAEVLKVWLPAWAAYLIIFAAMVFVAILAVLIGYLQVRRIRGPQATIESVKETRTVFASRDDEAPALTKSTKPADPSGW is encoded by the coding sequence GTGAGCAGCCCTGGAAGCCGCAACTACCGCACAGACAGCAATGGTGTTCCGATCACCGTCGCCGCCATCCCACTGTCCGATCCGAATGCGACCGGCACCGGCGAACCCACCATTGGCAATCTGGTCCGTGATGCAACCACTCAGGTTTCCGCCCTGGTGCGTGCCGAGGTGGAGCTCGCCCGCGCCGAGGTCATCCGGGACGTCAAGAAGGGCGTCGCGGGCAGCATCTTCTTCATCGCGGCCCTGGTGGTCCTGTTCTACTCGACGTTCTTCTTCTTCTTTTTCGCCGCCGAGGTACTCAAGGTGTGGCTGCCCGCCTGGGCCGCCTACCTGATCATCTTCGCCGCCATGGTGTTCGTCGCGATCCTCGCGGTACTGATCGGCTATTTGCAGGTCAGACGCATCCGCGGGCCCCAGGCAACCATCGAGAGCGTCAAGGAGACACGCACCGTCTTCGCCTCACGTGACGACGAGGCTCCCGCACTGACGAAGTCGACCAAACCGGCCGACCCGTCGGGCTGGTAA
- the marP gene encoding acid resistance serine protease MarP has protein sequence MNLNPSQWLDIGVIAVAFIAAVSGWRSGALGSLMSFVGVILGAVAGIMLAPHVVANIEGSRTKLFASLLLILVLVVIGEVAGVVLGRAMRGAIRNRALRAGDSVIGVVLQVAAVLVAAWLLSIPMQSSNQPNISAAARDSKVLSQVDKYAPDQLRKVPNDLSKLLDTSGLPSVLQPFGKTPIAAVDAPDTALADGPVVRGAEPSVVKIKGIARSCQKSLEGTGFVIAPHRVMSNAHVVAGTNSVTVESAGQTFDATVVAYDPNADISILAVPDMPAAPLVFAPKPAKTGDDAIVLGYPGGGNYKATPARVREIIELNGPDIYRSTTVTREVYTVRGSVLQGNSGGPLIDTEGRVLGVVFGAAIDDDDTGFALTAKQVKDQLAKADLVDPVATGSCISAPEANKSPEQPVSGPQSPAPNKAP, from the coding sequence ATGAATCTGAATCCGTCGCAGTGGCTCGATATCGGTGTCATAGCCGTCGCGTTCATCGCCGCCGTATCCGGATGGCGCTCAGGCGCTTTGGGCTCCCTGATGTCCTTCGTCGGGGTGATCCTGGGAGCGGTGGCCGGCATCATGTTGGCCCCACATGTGGTGGCCAACATCGAAGGCTCTCGCACCAAGCTGTTCGCCTCCTTGCTGTTGATCCTGGTGCTGGTGGTCATCGGCGAGGTCGCGGGCGTGGTGCTGGGCCGAGCCATGCGCGGCGCGATCAGGAACCGCGCATTGCGTGCCGGCGATTCGGTGATCGGGGTGGTGCTGCAGGTGGCCGCGGTGCTGGTCGCCGCGTGGCTGCTGTCCATCCCGATGCAGAGCTCCAATCAGCCGAATATCTCTGCGGCGGCGCGTGATTCGAAGGTGCTCAGCCAGGTCGACAAGTACGCCCCGGACCAGTTGCGCAAGGTGCCCAACGACCTGTCGAAGCTGCTGGACACCTCCGGGTTGCCCAGTGTGTTGCAGCCGTTCGGCAAGACGCCGATCGCCGCGGTGGACGCGCCCGACACAGCCCTGGCCGACGGGCCGGTGGTGCGCGGCGCCGAGCCGAGCGTCGTCAAGATCAAGGGCATCGCCCGTAGCTGCCAAAAATCGCTGGAGGGAACCGGATTCGTCATCGCCCCGCATCGGGTGATGTCGAACGCGCACGTTGTGGCCGGCACCAACAGCGTGACCGTCGAGTCGGCGGGGCAGACCTTCGATGCCACCGTGGTGGCCTACGACCCGAACGCCGACATCTCGATCCTCGCGGTTCCGGACATGCCGGCGGCACCCCTGGTCTTCGCGCCCAAGCCCGCCAAGACAGGTGACGACGCCATCGTGCTGGGCTACCCGGGCGGCGGAAACTACAAGGCGACACCGGCGCGCGTGCGCGAGATCATCGAACTGAACGGCCCCGACATCTACCGCTCCACCACGGTGACCCGCGAGGTGTACACCGTGCGAGGTTCAGTGCTGCAGGGCAATTCGGGCGGCCCGCTGATCGACACCGAAGGTCGCGTGCTCGGCGTCGTGTTCGGGGCGGCGATCGACGATGACGACACCGGATTCGCACTGACGGCCAAGCAGGTCAAGGATCAGCTCGCCAAGGCCGACCTTGTCGACCCCGTCGCCACCGGCAGCTGCATTTCCGCGCCCGAGGCCAACAAGTCACCGGAGCAGCCCGTCAGCGGTCCGCAGTCACCGGCGCCCAATAAAGCCCCGTAG
- a CDS encoding NUDIX hydrolase, translating into MTADEPLARRGLATAPLTPGAAPDWMRPLVDNAAGVKDVYGRGVHPAIKAVLRARKLPSSGRPAAVLVLVSADGAVTDPTDADLLLTVRASTLRQHSGQVSFPGGATDPGDEGPVGTALREAQEETGLDPVRVQPLTVMDPLFIPPSGFHVSPVLAYSPDPGPVLAVDPGETAEVSRVKIGDLVNPANRIMVTKKTFGIRYSGPAFLLPGMLVWGFTGQIISAMLEVSGWAQPWDTRNLRDLDELLAEHLGGSV; encoded by the coding sequence GTGACTGCCGATGAGCCGTTGGCGCGCAGAGGATTGGCGACGGCACCGCTGACGCCCGGCGCTGCCCCCGACTGGATGCGACCGCTGGTGGACAACGCCGCGGGTGTCAAGGATGTCTATGGCCGCGGTGTGCACCCGGCAATCAAGGCCGTGCTCCGGGCGCGCAAGCTGCCGTCGTCCGGCCGTCCGGCGGCCGTACTTGTGCTCGTATCCGCCGATGGTGCGGTCACCGACCCGACCGATGCGGACCTGCTCTTGACGGTGCGCGCGTCGACCCTGCGGCAGCACAGCGGCCAGGTCTCGTTCCCAGGAGGTGCCACCGACCCGGGCGATGAAGGACCGGTAGGGACCGCCTTGCGTGAGGCCCAGGAGGAGACGGGACTCGACCCGGTGCGTGTGCAACCGCTGACGGTGATGGACCCGCTGTTCATCCCACCGTCCGGTTTCCACGTGTCGCCGGTGCTCGCGTACTCGCCGGATCCCGGTCCCGTCCTGGCCGTAGACCCGGGCGAGACCGCCGAGGTATCGCGAGTCAAGATCGGCGACCTCGTCAACCCGGCGAATCGGATCATGGTGACCAAGAAGACATTTGGCATCCGCTACAGCGGCCCCGCCTTCTTGCTCCCGGGGATGCTGGTGTGGGGCTTCACCGGTCAGATCATCTCGGCGATGCTCGAGGTGTCCGGCTGGGCCCAGCCGTGGGACACTCGTAACCTTCGTGATCTTGATGAGCTGCTGGCCGAGCACCTGGGAGGGTCGGTATGA
- the crp gene encoding cAMP-activated global transcriptional regulator CRP — MDEILARAGIFQGVEPSAVSALTKQLQPVDFPRGHTVFAEGEPGDRLYIIITGKVKIGRRSPDGRENLLTIMGPSDMFGELSIFDPGPRTSSATTITEVRAVSMDRDALRAWIADRPEIAEQLLRVLARRLRRTNNNLADLIFTDVPGRVAKQLLQLAQRFGTQEGGALRVTHDLTQEEIAQLVGASRETVNKALADFAHRGWIRLEGKSVLISDSERLARRAR; from the coding sequence GTGGACGAGATCCTGGCCAGGGCCGGAATCTTCCAGGGTGTCGAACCGAGCGCCGTCTCGGCGCTGACCAAGCAGCTACAGCCGGTGGACTTCCCGCGCGGGCACACGGTGTTCGCCGAGGGCGAGCCTGGCGATCGTCTGTACATCATCATCACCGGCAAGGTGAAGATCGGGCGCCGGTCTCCCGACGGCCGTGAGAATCTGCTGACGATCATGGGGCCGTCGGACATGTTCGGCGAGCTGTCGATCTTCGACCCGGGGCCGCGGACGTCCAGCGCCACCACCATCACCGAGGTGCGCGCGGTGTCGATGGACCGGGACGCCTTGCGCGCCTGGATCGCCGATCGTCCGGAGATCGCCGAGCAGCTACTGCGCGTGTTGGCCCGCCGCCTGCGCCGCACCAACAACAATCTCGCGGATTTGATCTTCACCGACGTGCCCGGCCGCGTGGCCAAGCAGCTGCTGCAGCTGGCCCAGCGGTTCGGCACCCAGGAGGGCGGCGCGCTGCGCGTGACGCACGACCTGACGCAGGAAGAGATCGCTCAGCTGGTGGGTGCCTCACGCGAGACCGTGAACAAGGCGCTGGCCGACTTCGCGCATCGTGGCTGGATCCGACTGGAGGGCAAGAGCGTCCTCATCTCGGACTCCGAGCGTCTGGCCCGCCGCGCGCGTTAG
- the nth gene encoding endonuclease III: MSATGSAAKPRAKSSAKTPDLVRSWKPETHPVLVRRARRMNRTLAQAFPHVYCELDFTNPLELAVATILSAQCTDVRVNMVTPALFAKYRTAEDYAGANRAELEEMIRTTGFYRNKTNSIIGLGTQLVERYGGEVPPRLKDLITLPGIGRKTANVVLGNAFDIPGITVDTHFGRLVRRWRWTEEEDPVKVEHIVGDLIERKEWTLLSHRVIFHGRRVCHARKPACGVCVLAKDCPSYGLGPTDPELAAPLVKGPETEHLLALAGL; encoded by the coding sequence GTGTCTGCGACCGGATCTGCCGCTAAGCCCAGAGCGAAATCGTCGGCGAAGACGCCAGACCTGGTCCGGTCCTGGAAGCCTGAGACGCACCCCGTGCTGGTCCGTCGTGCGCGACGGATGAATCGCACTCTGGCGCAGGCATTTCCGCATGTCTATTGCGAGCTCGACTTCACCAATCCGCTCGAATTGGCGGTGGCCACCATCTTGTCGGCCCAATGCACCGATGTCCGCGTCAACATGGTGACGCCCGCGTTGTTCGCCAAGTACCGCACCGCCGAGGACTACGCCGGCGCCAACCGGGCCGAACTCGAAGAGATGATTCGCACCACCGGCTTCTATCGGAACAAGACGAACTCGATCATCGGCCTGGGCACCCAACTGGTGGAGCGATACGGCGGCGAGGTGCCGCCGCGGCTCAAGGATTTGATCACCCTCCCCGGCATCGGACGCAAGACAGCAAATGTTGTCCTGGGCAATGCCTTTGACATCCCGGGCATCACTGTGGACACGCATTTCGGCCGGCTGGTGCGTCGCTGGCGGTGGACCGAGGAAGAAGATCCGGTCAAGGTCGAACACATCGTCGGTGATCTCATCGAGCGCAAGGAATGGACCCTGCTCAGCCACCGGGTGATCTTCCACGGTCGGCGTGTGTGCCATGCGCGCAAGCCCGCCTGCGGTGTTTGTGTGCTGGCCAAGGATTGTCCGTCCTACGGGCTGGGCCCGACGGATCCGGAGCTGGCCGCACCGCTGGTGAAGGGGCCCGAGACCGAGCACCTGCTGGCTCTGGCCGGGTTGTGA
- a CDS encoding DMT family transporter — protein MNSIPLALAGSLSWGISDFIGGHASKRRSTLAVLALSRPVGLVVVSLVAVVTSSTHFDGRTLLGMLSGPAALTALYALYRALAIGPMGVVSPIAAVGAVVPVIWGAMIGQSLSGLTYLGLAGTLAGVMLASASEGLDGQRPGRQVLVWSFFCMVMFGVCMILLAEAGRYHPVEAVVVSRATEVTVILVLGAFSWKSLRENLRPPFGVVPFAGVLDTSALLLFTYASAHGSLGVAAVLSSLYPVVTVLIARVVLHERLSRVQQAGAVLTLVCVAVVAFSASR, from the coding sequence GTGAACTCGATTCCGTTAGCCCTCGCGGGCTCACTGAGCTGGGGCATCAGCGACTTCATCGGCGGGCATGCGAGCAAGCGGCGCTCGACGCTGGCGGTGCTCGCGCTGAGCCGACCCGTCGGGTTGGTGGTGGTGAGTCTGGTCGCCGTGGTGACGTCGTCCACCCACTTCGACGGCCGCACGCTGCTGGGAATGCTTTCCGGCCCAGCGGCTTTAACGGCTCTCTACGCGTTGTATCGCGCCCTTGCCATCGGCCCGATGGGCGTGGTGTCACCCATCGCCGCGGTGGGTGCGGTGGTACCGGTGATATGGGGTGCCATGATCGGGCAGTCGCTCTCGGGTCTGACCTATCTGGGGCTTGCCGGCACCCTCGCCGGCGTCATGCTGGCCTCGGCCTCAGAGGGGCTGGACGGGCAGCGCCCGGGGCGGCAGGTCCTCGTGTGGTCGTTCTTCTGCATGGTCATGTTCGGGGTCTGCATGATTCTGCTCGCGGAGGCGGGCCGATATCACCCCGTTGAGGCAGTCGTGGTTTCCCGCGCCACCGAGGTGACGGTGATCCTCGTACTCGGAGCCTTCAGCTGGAAGAGCCTGCGCGAGAACCTGCGTCCGCCATTTGGCGTGGTGCCCTTCGCCGGGGTGCTCGACACCTCGGCGCTCCTGTTGTTCACCTACGCCTCCGCGCACGGAAGTCTCGGCGTCGCCGCGGTGCTGTCCTCGCTGTACCCGGTGGTGACGGTGCTCATCGCCCGTGTGGTGCTCCATGAGCGCCTCAGTCGAGTCCAGCAGGCCGGTGCCGTGTTGACGCTGGTGTGCGTCGCCGTGGTGGCGTTCAGCGCGTCGAGATGA
- a CDS encoding alpha/beta fold hydrolase yields the protein MLFDQTARHPDPSVVRIVGPWRHFDVHANGIRFHGVEAETPDASTVAVTSRPLVLLLHGFGSFWWSWRHQLRELTDARVVAVDLRGYGGSDKPPRGYDGWTLAGDTAGLIRALGHSSATLVGHAEGGLVCWATANLHPRLVDAIAVVSSPHPIALRTSTFRGTGQGGALLPSLMRYQMPILPERTLTRHRGAELERLVRSRAGEQWTATDDFADTIKHLRTAIAIPGVAHCALEYQRWAVRSQLRSEGWRFMRSMNRELSVPMLHLRGEADPYVLADPVHRSLPYAPNGQFVALRGVGHYVHEEDPATVNEHLRGFIGRR from the coding sequence ATGCTGTTCGACCAGACGGCCCGTCACCCTGATCCGTCCGTGGTCCGCATCGTCGGGCCGTGGCGCCATTTCGACGTACATGCCAACGGAATTCGCTTTCACGGGGTGGAAGCCGAGACCCCGGACGCCTCGACCGTCGCCGTTACCAGCAGACCGCTGGTATTGCTCCTGCACGGATTCGGCTCGTTCTGGTGGTCCTGGCGGCATCAGCTGCGTGAGCTGACGGACGCCCGGGTGGTGGCCGTCGATCTGCGCGGCTACGGGGGTAGTGACAAACCTCCGCGCGGCTACGACGGTTGGACATTGGCCGGAGACACCGCCGGGCTGATCCGCGCCCTCGGTCACAGCTCGGCGACGCTGGTGGGGCATGCCGAGGGCGGACTGGTCTGCTGGGCCACCGCCAACTTGCATCCACGCCTCGTCGACGCCATCGCGGTAGTCAGCTCGCCGCACCCGATCGCCTTACGCACATCCACATTCCGGGGAACCGGCCAGGGTGGGGCGCTGCTGCCCTCGCTCATGCGTTACCAGATGCCGATCCTGCCCGAGCGCACCCTGACACGTCACCGCGGCGCCGAGCTGGAACGTCTGGTGCGCTCGCGCGCGGGCGAGCAGTGGACCGCCACCGACGATTTCGCCGACACCATCAAGCACCTGCGCACCGCGATCGCCATCCCCGGTGTGGCCCATTGCGCACTGGAGTATCAGCGCTGGGCGGTGCGCAGCCAATTGCGCAGCGAAGGCTGGCGTTTCATGCGCTCGATGAATCGTGAACTGTCCGTCCCCATGCTTCACCTGCGCGGTGAGGCAGACCCCTATGTGCTCGCCGATCCGGTGCACCGGTCGCTGCCGTACGCACCCAACGGACAGTTCGTGGCGCTACGCGGGGTGGGCCACTATGTCCACGAGGAGGACCCGGCCACCGTCAACGAACACCTACGGGGCTTTATTGGGCGCCGGTGA
- the acs gene encoding acetate--CoA ligase — MTEVSTEPDSYPPSPEFTATANATADLYQAAEEDRLGFWARQADRLHWQEPFGEVLDWSDAPFAKWFVGGKLNVAYNCVDRHVEAGNGDRVAIHWEGEPGDTRTITYAELLAQVSQAANYLTELGLVSGDRVAIYMPMLPEAIVAMLACARLGLMHSVVFAGFSAAALRARIDDAQAKLVITADGQWRRGSAAPLKAGVDEALGGEPSSVEHVLVVRRTEIPVDWTQGRDLWWHETVAEADTTHVPEAFDSEHPLFLLYTSGTTGKPKGIVHTSGGYLTQTSYTHFNIFDLKPETDVYWCTADIGWVTGHTYIVYGPLSNGATQVVYEGTPTSPNEHRHFEIIEKYGVTIYYIAPTLVRTFMKWGREIPFAHDLSSLRLLGSVGEPINPEAWRWYREVIGGNRTPIVDTWWQTETGSAMISPLPGVTDTKPGSAMRALPGISAKIVDDDGNRLEPASGDEPVTGYLVLDQPWPSMLRGIWGDPERFKETYWSRYAEKGWYFAGDGARYDGDGAIWVLGRIDDVMNISGHRISTAEVESALVGHDGVAEAAVVGASDDTTGQAIVAFVILKASHTVEGDELVSHLKAQVSKEISPIAKPREIHVVPELPKTRSGKIMRRLLRDVAEGRELGDTSTLVDPSVFEAIRASK; from the coding sequence ATGACCGAAGTCAGCACCGAGCCGGACAGCTATCCGCCGTCGCCGGAGTTCACCGCGACGGCGAATGCGACCGCCGACCTCTATCAGGCGGCCGAGGAGGATCGACTCGGGTTCTGGGCGCGGCAGGCGGACCGCCTGCACTGGCAGGAGCCCTTCGGCGAGGTCCTCGACTGGTCGGACGCCCCGTTCGCGAAGTGGTTCGTGGGCGGCAAGCTCAACGTCGCGTACAACTGCGTCGACCGGCATGTGGAGGCCGGCAACGGTGACCGCGTCGCCATCCACTGGGAGGGCGAACCCGGCGACACCCGCACCATCACCTATGCCGAACTGCTGGCTCAGGTGAGCCAGGCGGCCAACTACCTGACCGAGCTCGGTTTGGTTTCCGGTGACCGGGTGGCCATCTACATGCCGATGCTGCCCGAGGCCATCGTGGCGATGCTGGCATGTGCGCGACTGGGCCTCATGCACTCGGTGGTCTTCGCCGGATTCTCCGCCGCAGCGTTGCGCGCGCGGATCGACGACGCCCAGGCCAAGCTGGTCATCACCGCAGACGGTCAATGGCGCCGTGGCAGCGCCGCCCCATTGAAGGCCGGTGTCGACGAAGCACTGGGCGGCGAGCCGAGTTCGGTCGAACATGTTCTGGTGGTGCGCCGCACCGAGATTCCCGTCGACTGGACCCAGGGGCGCGACCTGTGGTGGCACGAGACGGTGGCAGAGGCCGACACCACCCACGTACCTGAGGCATTCGATTCCGAGCATCCGTTGTTCCTGCTGTACACCTCGGGAACGACCGGCAAGCCCAAGGGCATCGTGCACACCTCGGGTGGATACCTGACCCAGACCTCGTACACGCATTTCAACATCTTCGATCTCAAACCCGAGACCGACGTGTACTGGTGCACAGCCGATATCGGCTGGGTCACCGGCCACACCTACATCGTCTACGGTCCGCTGTCCAACGGCGCCACGCAGGTGGTCTACGAGGGCACACCCACCTCACCGAACGAGCACCGGCATTTCGAGATCATCGAAAAGTACGGTGTCACCATCTATTACATCGCCCCCACACTGGTGCGGACGTTCATGAAGTGGGGCCGGGAAATCCCGTTCGCGCACGATCTGTCGAGCCTACGACTGCTCGGCAGCGTCGGCGAACCGATCAATCCCGAGGCCTGGCGCTGGTACCGCGAGGTCATCGGAGGCAACCGCACCCCCATCGTCGACACCTGGTGGCAGACGGAAACCGGCTCGGCGATGATCTCCCCGCTACCCGGTGTCACCGACACCAAGCCCGGTTCGGCGATGCGTGCCTTGCCCGGTATCTCGGCGAAAATCGTGGACGACGACGGGAATCGGCTGGAGCCCGCGAGCGGCGACGAGCCGGTCACCGGTTATCTGGTGCTCGATCAGCCGTGGCCGTCCATGCTGCGCGGCATCTGGGGCGACCCGGAGCGGTTCAAGGAGACCTACTGGTCCCGCTACGCCGAGAAGGGCTGGTACTTCGCCGGGGACGGCGCACGCTACGACGGCGATGGCGCCATCTGGGTGCTGGGCCGCATCGACGACGTCATGAACATCTCCGGTCATCGGATCTCTACCGCCGAGGTGGAATCGGCACTGGTCGGGCACGACGGTGTCGCCGAGGCCGCCGTCGTAGGAGCCTCCGATGACACGACCGGTCAGGCCATCGTGGCGTTCGTGATCCTGAAGGCCAGCCATACCGTCGAGGGCGACGAGCTTGTCTCACACCTGAAAGCCCAAGTTTCCAAGGAGATTTCACCCATCGCCAAGCCACGCGAGATTCACGTGGTGCCCGAACTGCCCAAGACCCGCAGCGGCAAGATCATGCGCAGGCTACTGCGCGATGTGGCCGAGGGACGCGAGCTGGGCGACACCTCGACACTGGTAGACCCCAGCGTGTTCGAGGCGATCAGGGCCAGCAAGTAG